From the Oncorhynchus nerka isolate Pitt River linkage group LG28, Oner_Uvic_2.0, whole genome shotgun sequence genome, one window contains:
- the LOC115113049 gene encoding E3 SUMO-protein ligase ZNF451-like isoform X1 encodes MRLQTRREPFIRTPYPRNTRRRSTIPFARKRNFIKSMSSPIGANDDEDEVEFVSEAPLRPVLECIDLLSDGEDDGSLPTAETIEDEIDRQKSQVTSTLDRLARQVAVANKERVEKCKAFKEKQISQKAHGRQELAFSPNGNAYDAKHCVDMWLKMPGVKPGVINTGASWRRRQVPFPTSSSSTHTCPVINCGRVYDNVPLLEGHLKRFDHSPCDPTIYLKGSSTELFACVACGLNFETKEAWKVHQQSKLSFPDEDHDHTQTCQPIVCFACPACYLLFYIRDECLQHMSAKNHFSQSIVMSETKGTALPVPFPRYAKNRLIALCKEVSFSVRCTTCQKGLNSHMEAQAHFNVQCRQGAAKAEAEKTVVQVMKQLQVLGQCAVCCKLFLNQGDVERHKELSQHNTEVNCTMEKAILLYSNFYEIQHAKRAAATSRPKQSKGPVTPSQKRDKERGDSVGSPAKRQRCGGALNGSAGPSRSCLIVAWFCECGQRFSEEATASKHLFAANHIFHQCGVCGKHMGESSITRLHMSRFHGGAHLSNFLFHCRLCKVDMPRHEDILLHVSEAHSGHTYFRERAVSDEEPAPIPYAKPSTSGRPSALTDIRTRTTTPTPPPKQDERWICRMCEDIFNSERAVHKHCRDVSNHSFQRFSCGHCPQKYFKEATVRRHCVNEHSNQIVTRYFCGLCDSMEYDTEGEFQEHYRGLHSKDYYRMDEPEVDRPIEAENSKSSPLATASDRHECLCPCMSSEKDKDERKATFTRCMKRLSSEDECSYVCVPCDVQVSSFAQIKTHVHTQHKALGLENTFDVVCGSCQESHKDVPSFHNHYHSQHCPLEPCSSSRDGGESRMGKAAASSAVKTLVAMEIKPEVNEEKFEDVKHAIAMNLDEVRDDTEAHGGESDEEMKRALALSVEEAREPTDFDIEMEEALKRSLLEY; translated from the exons ATGCGGCTGCAAACCCGCCGTGAGCCTTTCATTAGAACTCCATATCCCAGGAACACCCGCAGGAGATCAACAATCCCTTTTGCGCGAAAACGCAATTTT ATAAAATCAATGTCCTCCCCAATTGGAGCaaatgatgatgaagatgaggtGGAGTTTGTGTCA GAGGCTCCACTCAGACCTGTACTGGAATGTATTGATTTACTGAGTGATGGGGAAGACGATGGAAGTTTACCCACAGCCGAGACA ATTGAAGATGAGATTGACCGACAGAAATCTCAGGTCACCTCCACTTTGGACAGATTAGCTCGCCAAGTGGCTGTGGCGAATAAGGAAAGAGTAGAGAAGTGTAAAGCCTTCAAG GAGAAGCAAATCTCACAAAAGGCTCATGGACGGCAGGAGCTGGCATTTAGTCCCAATGGTAACGCATACGACGCCAAGCACTGTGTGGATATGTGGTTAAAGATGCCAG GTGTGAAACCTGGGGTCATCAATACTGGAGCTAGCTGGAGACGCAGACAGGTCCCTTTTCCCACCAGTAGCTCATCTACACATACTTGTCCAGTGATCAACTGTGGTCGGGTTTATGACAACGTACCTCTCCTAGAAGGTCACTTGAAAAG GTTTGACCACTCTCCTTGTGACCCGACCATCTACCTGAAAGGAAGCTCAACCGAGCTGTTTGCTTGCGTTGCTTGTGGTCTTAATTTTGAAACCAAAGAAGCTTGGAAGGTGCATCAGCAGTCAAAG CTGTCCTTCCCTGATGAAGACCATGACCACACTCAGACCTGCCAGCCGATCGTGTGCTTCGCCTGCCCTGCCTGCTATCTCCTCTTTTACATCAGGGACGAGTGCCTCCAGCATATGTCGGCCAAAAACCACTTCTCTCAGTCCATCGTCATGAGTG AAACTAAAGGGACAGCATTGCCAGTTCCTTTCCCACGATATGCAAAGAATCGTCTCATTGCTTTGTGTAAGGAAGTTTCATTCAGCGTGAGATGTACGACATGCCAGAAGGGGCTTAACTCACACATGGAAGCACAGGCCCACTTCAA TGTGCAGTGCAGACAGGGCGCTGCCAAGGCTGAGGCAGAGAAAACAGTGGTGCAGGTCATGAAACAACTACAAGTGCTGGGCCAGTGCGCCGTGTGTTGCAAACTGTTCCTCAACCAAGGTGATGTTGAGAGGCATAAAGAATTGAGTCAGCACAATACTGAGGTCAACTGCACCATGGAAAAGGCAATTCTGCTCTACAGCAATTTCTATGAAATCCAACACGCCAAGAGGGCTGCAGCGACTTCACGGCCCAAACAGTCAAAAGGTCCTGTAACCCCCTCTCAGAAgagggacaaggagagaggtgaTTCTGTTGGATCCCCAGCCAAGCGCCAGAGATGCGGGGGAGCTTTGAATGGCAGCGCTGGGCCCTCAAGGAGTTGCTTGATAGTGGCATGGTTTTGTGAGTGTGGCCAGCGCTTTTCAGAGGAGGCCACGGCCAGCAAGCACCTTTTTGCTGCCAATCATATCTTCCATCAATGTGGCGTGTGTGGAAAGCATATGGGCGAGTCGTCCATCACTCGCCTGCACATGAGCCGTTTTCACGGCGGTGCCCACCTCTCAAACTTCCTCTTTCACTGCCGGCTGTGCAAGGTTGACATGCCGCGTCACGAGGACATCCTGTTGCATGTGTCAGAGGCCCACAGTGGACACACTTACTTCAGGGAGAGAGCGGTATCGGACGAGGAGCCTGCTCCCATTCCCTATGCCAAACCCTCCACCAGTGGCAGACCCAGCGCCCTCACTGATATCAGGACTAGAACTACAACTCCCACACCTCCTCCCAAACAGGATGAGAGATGGATTTGCAGGATGTGTGAAGACATCTTTAACTCGGAGCGAGCTGTGCACAAGCACTGCAGAGACGTGAGCAACCACAGTTTCCAGAGATTTTCCTGTGGCCACTGCCCACAGAAGTACTTCAAGGAGGCCACAGTACGCAGGCACTGTGTGAACGAGCACAGCAACCAAATAGTGACGCGGTACTTCTGCGggctctgtgacagcatggagtATGACACTGAGGGGGAGTTCCAAGAGCACTATAGGGGCCTTCACAGTAAGGACTACTACCGCATGGATGAGCCTGAGGTTGATAGACCCATTGAGGCTGAAAACTCAAAATCCAGTCCATTGGCAACAGCCAGTGACAGGCATGAATGTCTCTGTCCATGCATGTCATCAGAAAAGGACAAAGATGAAAGGAAGGCTACCTTCACACGATGCATGAAGCGGCTGTCCAGTGAAGACGAATGCAGCTACGTGTGTGTACCATGCGATGTCCAGGTGTCCTCCTTTGCCCAGATAAAGACTCATGTCCACACTCAACACAAAGCCTTGGGGCTAGAGAATACCTTTGACGTGGTGTGTGGATCCTGTCAGGAGAGTCACAAGGACGTTCCCAGTTTCCATAACCACTACCACTCCCAGCACTGCCCTCTGGAGCCATGCTCGAGCTCCAGGGATGGAGGTGAGAGTCGTATGGGGAAGGCAGCAGCTTCCTCCGCTGTCAAGACACTGGTTGCTATGGAGATCAAACCAGAAGTGAATG aGGAGAAGTTTGAAGATGTGAAACATGCCATTGCTATGAACTTGGATGAGGTCAGAGATGACACTGAAGCTCATGGAG GTGAATCTGATGAGGAGATGAAGCGTGCCTTGGCTTTAAGTGTGGAAGAAGCAAGAGAGCCAACTGACTTTGATATTG AGATGGAGGAAGCGCTCAAAAGAAGCCTTTTGGAATACTGA
- the LOC115113049 gene encoding E3 SUMO-protein ligase ZNF451-like isoform X2, which translates to MSSPIGANDDEDEVEFVSEAPLRPVLECIDLLSDGEDDGSLPTAETIEDEIDRQKSQVTSTLDRLARQVAVANKERVEKCKAFKEKQISQKAHGRQELAFSPNGNAYDAKHCVDMWLKMPGVKPGVINTGASWRRRQVPFPTSSSSTHTCPVINCGRVYDNVPLLEGHLKRFDHSPCDPTIYLKGSSTELFACVACGLNFETKEAWKVHQQSKLSFPDEDHDHTQTCQPIVCFACPACYLLFYIRDECLQHMSAKNHFSQSIVMSETKGTALPVPFPRYAKNRLIALCKEVSFSVRCTTCQKGLNSHMEAQAHFNVQCRQGAAKAEAEKTVVQVMKQLQVLGQCAVCCKLFLNQGDVERHKELSQHNTEVNCTMEKAILLYSNFYEIQHAKRAAATSRPKQSKGPVTPSQKRDKERGDSVGSPAKRQRCGGALNGSAGPSRSCLIVAWFCECGQRFSEEATASKHLFAANHIFHQCGVCGKHMGESSITRLHMSRFHGGAHLSNFLFHCRLCKVDMPRHEDILLHVSEAHSGHTYFRERAVSDEEPAPIPYAKPSTSGRPSALTDIRTRTTTPTPPPKQDERWICRMCEDIFNSERAVHKHCRDVSNHSFQRFSCGHCPQKYFKEATVRRHCVNEHSNQIVTRYFCGLCDSMEYDTEGEFQEHYRGLHSKDYYRMDEPEVDRPIEAENSKSSPLATASDRHECLCPCMSSEKDKDERKATFTRCMKRLSSEDECSYVCVPCDVQVSSFAQIKTHVHTQHKALGLENTFDVVCGSCQESHKDVPSFHNHYHSQHCPLEPCSSSRDGGESRMGKAAASSAVKTLVAMEIKPEVNEEKFEDVKHAIAMNLDEVRDDTEAHGGESDEEMKRALALSVEEAREPTDFDIALHA; encoded by the exons ATGTCCTCCCCAATTGGAGCaaatgatgatgaagatgaggtGGAGTTTGTGTCA GAGGCTCCACTCAGACCTGTACTGGAATGTATTGATTTACTGAGTGATGGGGAAGACGATGGAAGTTTACCCACAGCCGAGACA ATTGAAGATGAGATTGACCGACAGAAATCTCAGGTCACCTCCACTTTGGACAGATTAGCTCGCCAAGTGGCTGTGGCGAATAAGGAAAGAGTAGAGAAGTGTAAAGCCTTCAAG GAGAAGCAAATCTCACAAAAGGCTCATGGACGGCAGGAGCTGGCATTTAGTCCCAATGGTAACGCATACGACGCCAAGCACTGTGTGGATATGTGGTTAAAGATGCCAG GTGTGAAACCTGGGGTCATCAATACTGGAGCTAGCTGGAGACGCAGACAGGTCCCTTTTCCCACCAGTAGCTCATCTACACATACTTGTCCAGTGATCAACTGTGGTCGGGTTTATGACAACGTACCTCTCCTAGAAGGTCACTTGAAAAG GTTTGACCACTCTCCTTGTGACCCGACCATCTACCTGAAAGGAAGCTCAACCGAGCTGTTTGCTTGCGTTGCTTGTGGTCTTAATTTTGAAACCAAAGAAGCTTGGAAGGTGCATCAGCAGTCAAAG CTGTCCTTCCCTGATGAAGACCATGACCACACTCAGACCTGCCAGCCGATCGTGTGCTTCGCCTGCCCTGCCTGCTATCTCCTCTTTTACATCAGGGACGAGTGCCTCCAGCATATGTCGGCCAAAAACCACTTCTCTCAGTCCATCGTCATGAGTG AAACTAAAGGGACAGCATTGCCAGTTCCTTTCCCACGATATGCAAAGAATCGTCTCATTGCTTTGTGTAAGGAAGTTTCATTCAGCGTGAGATGTACGACATGCCAGAAGGGGCTTAACTCACACATGGAAGCACAGGCCCACTTCAA TGTGCAGTGCAGACAGGGCGCTGCCAAGGCTGAGGCAGAGAAAACAGTGGTGCAGGTCATGAAACAACTACAAGTGCTGGGCCAGTGCGCCGTGTGTTGCAAACTGTTCCTCAACCAAGGTGATGTTGAGAGGCATAAAGAATTGAGTCAGCACAATACTGAGGTCAACTGCACCATGGAAAAGGCAATTCTGCTCTACAGCAATTTCTATGAAATCCAACACGCCAAGAGGGCTGCAGCGACTTCACGGCCCAAACAGTCAAAAGGTCCTGTAACCCCCTCTCAGAAgagggacaaggagagaggtgaTTCTGTTGGATCCCCAGCCAAGCGCCAGAGATGCGGGGGAGCTTTGAATGGCAGCGCTGGGCCCTCAAGGAGTTGCTTGATAGTGGCATGGTTTTGTGAGTGTGGCCAGCGCTTTTCAGAGGAGGCCACGGCCAGCAAGCACCTTTTTGCTGCCAATCATATCTTCCATCAATGTGGCGTGTGTGGAAAGCATATGGGCGAGTCGTCCATCACTCGCCTGCACATGAGCCGTTTTCACGGCGGTGCCCACCTCTCAAACTTCCTCTTTCACTGCCGGCTGTGCAAGGTTGACATGCCGCGTCACGAGGACATCCTGTTGCATGTGTCAGAGGCCCACAGTGGACACACTTACTTCAGGGAGAGAGCGGTATCGGACGAGGAGCCTGCTCCCATTCCCTATGCCAAACCCTCCACCAGTGGCAGACCCAGCGCCCTCACTGATATCAGGACTAGAACTACAACTCCCACACCTCCTCCCAAACAGGATGAGAGATGGATTTGCAGGATGTGTGAAGACATCTTTAACTCGGAGCGAGCTGTGCACAAGCACTGCAGAGACGTGAGCAACCACAGTTTCCAGAGATTTTCCTGTGGCCACTGCCCACAGAAGTACTTCAAGGAGGCCACAGTACGCAGGCACTGTGTGAACGAGCACAGCAACCAAATAGTGACGCGGTACTTCTGCGggctctgtgacagcatggagtATGACACTGAGGGGGAGTTCCAAGAGCACTATAGGGGCCTTCACAGTAAGGACTACTACCGCATGGATGAGCCTGAGGTTGATAGACCCATTGAGGCTGAAAACTCAAAATCCAGTCCATTGGCAACAGCCAGTGACAGGCATGAATGTCTCTGTCCATGCATGTCATCAGAAAAGGACAAAGATGAAAGGAAGGCTACCTTCACACGATGCATGAAGCGGCTGTCCAGTGAAGACGAATGCAGCTACGTGTGTGTACCATGCGATGTCCAGGTGTCCTCCTTTGCCCAGATAAAGACTCATGTCCACACTCAACACAAAGCCTTGGGGCTAGAGAATACCTTTGACGTGGTGTGTGGATCCTGTCAGGAGAGTCACAAGGACGTTCCCAGTTTCCATAACCACTACCACTCCCAGCACTGCCCTCTGGAGCCATGCTCGAGCTCCAGGGATGGAGGTGAGAGTCGTATGGGGAAGGCAGCAGCTTCCTCCGCTGTCAAGACACTGGTTGCTATGGAGATCAAACCAGAAGTGAATG aGGAGAAGTTTGAAGATGTGAAACATGCCATTGCTATGAACTTGGATGAGGTCAGAGATGACACTGAAGCTCATGGAG GTGAATCTGATGAGGAGATGAAGCGTGCCTTGGCTTTAAGTGTGGAAGAAGCAAGAGAGCCAACTGACTTTGATATTG CATTACATGCTTGA
- the LOC115113050 gene encoding BAG family molecular chaperone regulator 2-like: MAQAKIHHAKMTEAAKGKFSRSMSMADRSGQLLESLDQLEIRVEALREVATSMEQERECLLDLIQSIKNSEEMRSICDGEREELSLTANRLLGRTLTVEISVETIRNSTQEDALHKATSLIDEIAAKLLDDMDGARKRLMALHAACVTEAPPVPIDTKFQTIVITCALEDQKKIKRRLETLIRNVYNADKNIKIMDHQKVDDLNSANGK, translated from the exons ATGGCTCAAGCGAAAATCCACCACGCTAAAATGACTGAAGCGGCAAAAGGCAAATTCAGCAGATCAATGTCTATGGCAGATCGCTCTGGACAACTACTTGAAAGTTTGGACCAGCTGGAAATAAG GGTGGAGGCTTTACGTGAAGTCGCAACTTCaatggaacaggagagagagtgctTACTGGATTTGATACAATCCATAAAGAACAGTGAAGAAATGCGCAGCATTTGTGACG GAGAGCGAGAGGAACTATCTTTAACTGCTAATCGTCTTCTGGGTAGGACGCTAACAGTTGAAATCTCAGTGGAAACCATAAGGAACTCCACACAGGAGGATGCGTTACACAAGGCTACCTCTTTGATTGATGAGATTGCAGCAAAGTTGCTTGACGACATGGATGGTGCCAGAAAGCGCCTGATGGCACTGCACGCTGCCTGTGTGACCGAAGCACCACCTGTTCCTATCGATACAAAATTCCAGACGATCGTCATCACCTGCGCCTTGGAAGATCAGAAGAAAATCAAGAGGCGGCTTGAAACTCTGATAAGAAATGTGTATAATGCTGATAAGAATATAAAGATAATGGATCATCAGAAAGTGGATGACTTAAACAGTGCCAATGGCAAATGA